A single window of Microbispora hainanensis DNA harbors:
- a CDS encoding LacI family DNA-binding transcriptional regulator: MRRPTIADIARQAGVSKGAVSYALNGQPGVSEATRARILAIANEIGWRPNIAARALNGARAHAVGLALCRPARFLGVEPFFMELISGIEAELSARSYALLLQVVGDHEAEMGVYRRWWGEGRVDGAILVDLHLDDSRVPQVEEMRMPVVVLGHPSAAGSLVSVWADDRAAVRETVEYLVALGHRRIARVAGLPRLSHTAIRDRAFDDVCAGLGLDACPIVHTDYTGEEGARAARRLLSSPERPTAIVFDNDIMAVAGLSVAQEMRLDVPADLSIVAWDDSPLCQVVRPPLTVLTRDIPAYGAHAAQRLLALIDGVEAEPLEDEAPRLTTRGSTAPPP, from the coding sequence GTGAGAAGACCGACCATCGCGGACATCGCACGGCAGGCGGGAGTCTCCAAGGGCGCGGTCTCGTACGCCCTGAACGGCCAGCCGGGGGTGTCGGAAGCGACCAGGGCCCGCATCCTGGCCATCGCGAACGAGATCGGCTGGCGCCCGAACATCGCGGCCAGGGCGCTCAACGGCGCCCGCGCGCACGCCGTGGGCCTCGCCCTGTGCCGGCCCGCCCGGTTCCTCGGCGTCGAGCCGTTCTTCATGGAACTGATCAGCGGCATCGAGGCCGAGCTGTCCGCCCGCTCCTACGCCCTGCTGCTCCAGGTGGTCGGCGACCACGAGGCCGAGATGGGCGTCTACCGCCGCTGGTGGGGAGAGGGCCGGGTGGACGGCGCGATCCTCGTCGACCTCCACCTCGACGACTCCCGCGTGCCGCAGGTGGAGGAGATGCGCATGCCCGTCGTCGTCCTCGGGCACCCCTCGGCCGCCGGATCGCTCGTGTCGGTCTGGGCCGACGACCGCGCGGCCGTACGCGAGACGGTGGAGTATCTCGTCGCGCTCGGGCACCGGCGGATCGCCCGCGTCGCCGGGCTCCCCCGGCTGTCGCACACCGCGATCCGCGACCGGGCGTTCGACGACGTCTGCGCGGGCCTCGGGCTGGACGCCTGCCCGATCGTGCACACCGATTACACGGGCGAGGAGGGCGCGCGGGCCGCCCGGCGGCTGCTCAGCTCGCCCGAGCGGCCCACGGCGATCGTCTTCGACAACGACATCATGGCCGTGGCCGGCCTGTCCGTCGCCCAGGAGATGCGGCTCGACGTGCCGGCCGACCTGTCCATCGTCGCGTGGGACGACTCCCCGCTCTGCCAGGTCGTCCGTCCGCCGCTGACCGTGCTCACCCGCGACATCCCGGCGTACGGCGCGCACGCGGCGCAGCGCCTGCTCGCGCTGATCGACGGCGTGGAGGCCGAACCCCTGGAGGACGAGGCCCCGCGCCTGACCACCCGCGGCAGCACCGCGCCGCCCCCCTAG
- a CDS encoding ABC transporter ATP-binding protein, with the protein MALKVTDLRVYYRTLRGEVKALDGVTFSVADGEIMGLAGESGSGKSTLAKSLIRLDGRMRHVGGTVELDGRVMPLPDDDAMDEFRFREVSLIPQYSMSALNPIRKIGRMVGELLEARGERLEKAELKRRLELVGLSKDVLDRYPIELSGGMKQRVVMVISTLLNPSLLIADEVTSALDVSSQKAVATTLLGFRDRGLVTSMMVVTHDISLVYQIADTIMVMYAGRLAEKAPADVLVTAPKHPYTQQLVSALPEVGVRHEDRRLAGIPGNPPSLLKPPGGCRFRDRCPLAFGQCAEQPPFAEVAPGHFVACWKAE; encoded by the coding sequence GTGGCGCTGAAAGTCACCGACCTCCGGGTCTACTACCGGACGCTGCGCGGCGAGGTGAAGGCGCTCGACGGTGTCACCTTCTCCGTCGCCGACGGCGAGATCATGGGCCTGGCCGGGGAGTCCGGCTCGGGCAAGTCCACGCTCGCCAAGAGCCTGATCCGGCTGGACGGCCGCATGCGGCACGTCGGCGGCACGGTGGAGCTGGACGGCAGGGTGATGCCGCTGCCGGACGACGACGCGATGGACGAGTTCCGCTTCCGGGAGGTGTCGCTCATCCCGCAGTATTCGATGAGCGCGCTCAACCCGATCAGGAAGATCGGCAGGATGGTCGGCGAGCTGCTGGAGGCGCGCGGCGAGCGGCTGGAGAAGGCCGAGCTGAAGCGGCGGCTCGAACTGGTGGGGCTGTCGAAGGACGTGCTCGACCGCTATCCGATCGAGCTGTCCGGCGGCATGAAGCAGCGGGTCGTCATGGTCATCTCGACGCTGCTGAACCCCTCGCTGCTGATCGCCGACGAGGTCACCTCCGCGCTCGACGTGTCGAGCCAGAAGGCCGTGGCCACGACGCTGCTCGGGTTCCGCGACCGCGGCCTGGTCACGAGCATGATGGTGGTCACCCACGACATCTCGCTCGTCTACCAGATCGCCGACACGATCATGGTGATGTACGCCGGGCGGCTGGCCGAGAAGGCCCCGGCCGACGTGCTCGTCACCGCGCCGAAGCATCCGTACACCCAGCAGCTCGTCTCCGCGCTGCCCGAGGTGGGGGTGCGCCACGAGGACCGCCGGCTGGCGGGGATCCCCGGCAACCCGCCGTCCCTGCTCAAGCCGCCCGGGGGATGCCGGTTCCGGGACCGCTGCCCGCTCGCGTTCGGCCAGTGCGCCGAGCAGCCGCCGTTCGCCGAGGTGGCCCCCGGCCACTTCGTCGCCTGCTGGAAGGCCGAATAG
- a CDS encoding ABC transporter ATP-binding protein, with translation MLKLDGVCKTYRVGAFGGRELKAVSDVGFEVGEGEVVSLIGESGSGKSTLGRMILRLASVSAGTITLDGTDITSIKDRKEYYRQVQGVFQDPFSCYNPVFRADRVFSMIKEQYFPRVGADEWRERVEGALESVRLDPGNVLGKYPHQLSGGQLQRMLIARAVLLDIRLLVADEIISMLDASTRIDVLNLLADLRARGLGILFVTHDLSLGNYVSDRTVVLRHGKIVEMGRTDLVFGSPAHPYTRSLLAAVPRLHAKWTDVVPEDLPCAYHEAPQERRTRPGLAELEGDHFVACSGCTGPGIEEKKIKEKA, from the coding sequence ATGCTCAAGCTGGACGGTGTGTGCAAGACCTATCGCGTCGGCGCGTTCGGCGGGCGCGAGCTGAAGGCCGTCTCCGACGTCGGCTTCGAGGTCGGCGAGGGAGAGGTGGTCTCGCTCATCGGGGAGAGCGGCAGCGGCAAGAGCACGCTCGGGCGGATGATCCTGCGCCTGGCCTCCGTCAGCGCCGGCACGATCACCCTGGACGGCACGGACATCACCTCGATCAAGGACCGCAAGGAGTACTACCGGCAGGTGCAGGGCGTCTTCCAGGACCCCTTCAGCTGCTACAACCCCGTTTTCCGGGCCGACCGCGTGTTCTCGATGATCAAGGAGCAGTACTTCCCCCGGGTCGGCGCGGACGAGTGGCGCGAGCGCGTGGAGGGCGCGCTGGAGAGCGTGCGGCTCGACCCCGGCAACGTGCTCGGCAAGTATCCCCACCAGCTCAGCGGCGGCCAGCTCCAGCGCATGCTGATCGCCAGGGCCGTGCTGCTCGACATCCGCCTGCTGGTCGCCGACGAGATCATCAGCATGCTCGACGCGTCGACCCGCATCGACGTGCTCAACCTGCTGGCCGACCTGCGGGCGCGCGGCCTCGGCATCCTGTTCGTCACGCACGACCTGTCGCTCGGCAATTACGTCAGCGACAGGACCGTGGTGCTGCGGCACGGAAAGATCGTGGAGATGGGCCGGACGGACCTGGTCTTCGGCAGCCCGGCGCACCCTTACACGCGCTCGCTGTTGGCCGCGGTCCCCCGGCTGCACGCCAAGTGGACGGACGTCGTGCCCGAGGACCTGCCGTGTGCCTACCACGAGGCGCCGCAGGAGCGCCGGACCCGTCCCGGGCTGGCCGAGCTGGAAGGCGACCACTTCGTGGCCTGCTCCGGCTGCACGGGGCCGGGGATCGAGGAGAAGAAGATTAAGGAGAAAGCGTGA
- a CDS encoding ABC transporter permease gives MRRYFGRKLLIYGLTFFVAVTINWMIPRFMPGDPVSSMLSRANVAQPAAVEAMRAHYTAMFGFDLPLWQQYLNFWGSLLKGDLGISIWLFPTPVSDVIVRAVPYTLGLLIPSILLSWFAGNRFGAFAARRRWLDNSVLPVGYVLTATPYMWLAILLAWALGIVAGVFPVAGAYGFDLQPSLSWTFVGSLAEHWFLPFASLFLVAFGGWAIGMRNMIIYELEADYVNYLRALGAPARLVRRYAFRNAILPQVTGLALQLGVLVAGALVTEIVFSYPGLGHLILRAIQNQDFFLLQGTFLFIVIGVLIANFVIDIAYVLVDPRTRTGMGEAA, from the coding sequence TTGCGCCGCTATTTCGGCAGAAAACTACTCATCTACGGCCTGACGTTCTTCGTGGCCGTGACCATCAACTGGATGATCCCGCGGTTCATGCCGGGCGACCCCGTGTCGAGCATGCTCTCGCGGGCCAACGTCGCCCAGCCGGCGGCCGTCGAGGCCATGCGGGCGCACTACACCGCGATGTTCGGCTTCGACCTGCCGCTGTGGCAGCAGTACCTCAACTTCTGGGGCTCGCTGCTCAAGGGCGACCTCGGCATCAGCATCTGGCTGTTCCCGACGCCGGTGTCCGACGTCATCGTCAGGGCGGTGCCGTACACGCTGGGCCTGCTGATCCCGTCCATCCTGCTGAGCTGGTTCGCGGGCAACCGGTTCGGCGCGTTCGCCGCGCGGCGCAGGTGGCTCGACAACAGCGTGCTGCCCGTCGGCTACGTGCTGACGGCCACGCCGTACATGTGGCTTGCGATCCTGCTGGCCTGGGCGCTCGGCATCGTCGCGGGCGTGTTCCCGGTCGCCGGGGCCTACGGCTTCGACCTGCAGCCGTCCCTGTCGTGGACGTTCGTCGGCAGCCTCGCCGAGCACTGGTTCCTGCCGTTCGCCTCGCTGTTCCTGGTCGCGTTCGGCGGCTGGGCCATCGGCATGCGCAACATGATCATCTATGAGCTCGAGGCGGACTACGTCAACTACCTGCGGGCGCTCGGCGCTCCGGCGCGGCTGGTGCGGCGCTACGCCTTCAGGAACGCGATCCTGCCCCAGGTGACCGGCCTGGCCCTGCAACTCGGCGTGCTCGTGGCGGGCGCGCTGGTCACGGAAATCGTCTTCAGTTATCCCGGGCTGGGGCACCTGATCCTCCGGGCCATCCAGAACCAGGACTTCTTCCTGCTGCAGGGCACCTTCCTGTTCATCGTCATCGGCGTGCTGATCGCCAACTTCGTCATCGACATCGCGTACGTCCTGGTGGACCCGCGCACCCGTACGGGGATGGGGGAAGCTGCCTAA
- a CDS encoding ABC transporter permease yields MRNEALHFALRNRKLVVGTIIILVFLVAGLAGPLLFDHGPNEYVGPPMTPPSGEFWFGTTTFGQDVFAQFVYGLRSTFLVGVLGGVLAAIVGMVVGFVAGYRGGWVDELLNMLTNIVLVLPALVVLLIINAYLGVRSIGVQALFIGLTSWPWAARAIRAQTFSLRSRDFVDLARLSGVRTPKIILREIAPNMSSYLFLTFILLFGSAILIAASLDFIGLGPTEGVSLGLMLNNAARWSALQLGLWWWFIPPGAGITAIVGALYVMNVGLDEVFNPKLREM; encoded by the coding sequence GTGAGAAACGAGGCGCTGCACTTCGCGCTGCGCAACCGCAAGCTGGTCGTCGGCACGATCATCATCCTCGTGTTCCTCGTGGCCGGCCTGGCGGGGCCGCTGCTGTTCGATCACGGGCCGAACGAGTACGTCGGGCCGCCGATGACGCCGCCGTCCGGGGAGTTCTGGTTCGGCACCACGACGTTCGGCCAGGACGTCTTCGCCCAGTTCGTGTACGGCCTGCGCTCGACGTTCCTCGTGGGCGTGCTCGGCGGTGTGCTGGCGGCGATCGTCGGCATGGTCGTGGGGTTCGTCGCGGGCTACCGCGGCGGGTGGGTCGACGAGCTGCTCAACATGCTCACCAACATCGTGCTCGTGCTGCCCGCACTGGTGGTGCTGCTGATCATCAACGCCTACCTGGGCGTGCGCAGCATCGGCGTGCAGGCGTTGTTCATCGGGCTGACCTCGTGGCCGTGGGCGGCGCGGGCGATCAGGGCGCAGACGTTCTCGCTGCGCTCGCGCGACTTCGTCGACCTCGCCCGGCTGAGCGGTGTGCGCACCCCGAAGATCATCCTCCGGGAGATCGCACCGAACATGAGCTCGTACCTGTTCCTGACGTTCATCCTGCTGTTCGGCAGCGCGATCCTGATCGCCGCGTCGCTCGACTTCATCGGCCTCGGGCCCACCGAGGGGGTCTCGCTCGGCCTGATGCTCAACAACGCCGCACGGTGGAGCGCGCTCCAGCTCGGCCTGTGGTGGTGGTTCATCCCTCCGGGGGCCGGCATCACGGCGATCGTCGGTGCGCTCTACGTCATGAACGTCGGGCTGGACGAGGTGTTCAACCCGAAGCTGAGGGAGATGTGA
- a CDS encoding glycoside hydrolase family 2 protein: MSSYRPLHDGWTVTAVSSTGKLRPVVAGLPASVPGCVHTDLLAAELIEDPYLDDNENRLTWIGRTAWAYETTFTWGSAEDGTDDDRADLVCEGLDTAATLVLNGVEIGTTANMHRSYRFPVRHLLKAGENTLKILFDPPYGYAAAQKAALGDRPGAYDEPYQFIRKMACNFGWDWGPTVVTAGIWRPIGIETWSTARIAEVRPFAAADGTVEVHVAVERAAERPLTLSASVGGVTETVTIGAGRRRAVVTLTVPDPDLWWPRGYGEQPLYDLTIRLEDQEWTGRIGFRSVELDRTDDAFTFVINGRPVFVKGFNWIPDDCFPSRITRERLAERFAQAAAAGANCLRVWGGGMYESEDFYDLADEMGLLVWQDFPFACAAYPEEGRFAAEVEAEAREHVARLTRHPSLVLWCGNNENIEGHADWGWQEKLEGRSWGGGFYYDLLPRVVAELDPSRPYWPGSPYSGAPDLPPNDPSKGTVHIWTVWNNQDYTHYAAYTPRFVAEFGFQGPPTYATLRAAVSDDPLTPDSPGVTHHQKAIDGNLKLLRGLGEHLPRPDGFDDWHYYTQLNQARAMTFGIERFRALAPHCMGTIVWQLNDCWPVTSWAAVDGGGRRKPLWYALRRVYADRLLTFQGDALAVVNDTDEPWSGELAVDRLTLAGEILAKERFDVSVPARGTASVELPEGIARHGDPAGEVLVATLGDVRALRFPGEDPAMDYPAAEMDTEVEEIEGGLRVRVTARTIVRELALFPDRLDPRATVDDQLVTLLPGETAVFHVTGGEVDPGALVRHPVLRCVNEPR; this comes from the coding sequence GTGAGCTCGTACCGTCCCCTGCACGACGGGTGGACCGTCACCGCCGTGTCGTCGACCGGGAAGCTCCGGCCGGTGGTCGCGGGCCTGCCCGCGTCCGTTCCCGGTTGCGTCCACACCGATCTCCTCGCGGCCGAGCTGATCGAGGATCCGTACCTGGACGACAACGAGAACCGGCTGACCTGGATCGGGCGCACGGCCTGGGCGTACGAGACCACCTTCACCTGGGGATCGGCGGAGGACGGCACCGACGACGACCGGGCCGACCTGGTGTGCGAGGGGCTCGACACGGCCGCCACGCTCGTGCTCAACGGCGTCGAGATCGGCACGACGGCCAACATGCACCGGTCGTACCGCTTCCCCGTACGGCACCTGCTGAAGGCGGGCGAGAACACGCTGAAGATCCTGTTCGACCCGCCGTACGGATACGCGGCGGCGCAGAAGGCGGCCCTCGGCGACCGCCCCGGCGCGTACGACGAGCCGTACCAGTTCATCAGGAAGATGGCCTGCAACTTCGGCTGGGACTGGGGGCCGACGGTGGTCACCGCCGGGATCTGGCGGCCCATCGGCATCGAGACCTGGAGCACCGCCCGGATCGCCGAGGTGCGCCCCTTCGCCGCCGCGGACGGCACCGTCGAGGTGCACGTGGCGGTCGAGCGCGCCGCCGAGCGGCCGCTCACGCTCAGCGCGTCGGTAGGAGGCGTGACCGAGACCGTCACGATCGGCGCCGGGCGGCGCCGCGCGGTCGTCACGCTGACCGTGCCGGACCCCGACCTGTGGTGGCCGCGCGGATACGGCGAGCAGCCGCTGTACGACCTGACCATCCGCCTGGAGGACCAGGAGTGGACGGGCCGGATCGGATTCCGGTCGGTCGAGCTGGACCGCACCGACGACGCGTTCACCTTCGTGATCAACGGCAGGCCGGTCTTCGTCAAGGGCTTCAACTGGATCCCCGACGACTGCTTCCCCAGCCGGATCACCCGGGAGCGCCTGGCCGAGCGGTTCGCCCAGGCGGCCGCCGCGGGCGCCAACTGCCTGCGGGTGTGGGGCGGCGGCATGTACGAGAGCGAGGACTTCTACGACCTCGCCGACGAGATGGGCCTGCTCGTCTGGCAGGACTTCCCGTTCGCCTGCGCCGCCTACCCCGAGGAGGGCCGCTTCGCGGCGGAGGTCGAGGCCGAGGCCCGCGAGCACGTGGCCCGCCTGACCCGTCACCCCAGCCTCGTGCTGTGGTGCGGCAACAACGAGAACATCGAGGGCCACGCCGACTGGGGCTGGCAGGAGAAGCTGGAGGGCCGCAGCTGGGGCGGCGGCTTCTACTACGACCTGCTGCCCCGGGTCGTCGCCGAGCTCGACCCGAGCCGGCCCTACTGGCCGGGCAGCCCCTACTCCGGTGCCCCCGACCTGCCGCCGAACGACCCGTCCAAGGGCACGGTGCACATCTGGACGGTCTGGAACAACCAGGACTACACGCACTATGCGGCCTACACGCCGAGGTTCGTGGCCGAGTTCGGCTTCCAGGGCCCGCCGACGTACGCGACGCTGCGCGCGGCGGTGTCCGACGACCCGCTGACGCCGGACTCCCCGGGCGTGACCCACCACCAGAAGGCCATCGACGGCAACCTCAAGCTGCTGCGCGGCCTCGGCGAGCACCTGCCCCGGCCGGACGGGTTCGACGACTGGCACTACTACACCCAGCTCAACCAGGCCAGGGCGATGACGTTCGGCATCGAGCGGTTCCGGGCGCTCGCGCCCCACTGCATGGGCACGATCGTGTGGCAGCTCAACGACTGCTGGCCCGTCACCTCCTGGGCCGCGGTCGACGGCGGTGGACGACGCAAGCCGCTGTGGTACGCGCTGCGCCGTGTGTACGCCGACCGGTTGCTGACCTTCCAGGGCGACGCGCTGGCGGTCGTCAACGACACCGACGAGCCGTGGTCGGGCGAGCTCGCCGTCGACCGGCTCACGCTGGCGGGGGAGATCCTGGCCAAGGAGCGGTTCGACGTGTCGGTCCCGGCGCGCGGCACGGCGTCCGTGGAGCTGCCCGAGGGGATCGCGCGGCACGGCGACCCGGCGGGCGAGGTGCTGGTGGCCACCCTCGGCGACGTACGCGCCCTGCGGTTCCCGGGTGAGGACCCGGCCATGGACTACCCGGCGGCGGAGATGGACACGGAAGTCGAGGAGATCGAGGGCGGGCTGCGGGTGCGGGTGACCGCGCGGACGATCGTGCGCGAGCTGGCGCTCTTCCCTGACCGGCTCGACCCCCGCGCGACCGTGGACGACCAGCTCGTCACGCTGCTGCCCGGGGAGACCGCGGTCTTCCACGTCACCGGCGGAGAGGTGGACCCCGGCGCGCTCGTCCGTCACCCGGTGCTCCGCTGCGTCAACGAACCCCGTTAG
- a CDS encoding ABC transporter substrate-binding protein has translation MRNRTRFFIPVLAAGLLTAACSGGGGSSTPTGPAAGGAAGGGAAAGGSGGAFPRDETLYTSGTQWGPPANWNPLREWDFATGTKGLVYETLFMYDPNADKFTPWLAESGQWTGDLEYTLKLRKGITWSDGKPFTADDVIFTFELGKMETVPYHPLWDWMKSAEKVDDYTIKFTFVTANHQEWANHLYSRAIVPKHLWEGRSEDEVMNGVNEKPVGTGPYAYYSHDQDRMVWVKRDGWWATKALNKDVKPKYIVDIVNSSNEVAMGLLLQKGLDLSNNFLPGIANLVKGNFGIRTFYDQPPYMLPANTTWMWFNTAKKPMDDKEFRKAVAYAIDTKKIVEGVYGNLVKASDPSGLLPQWDKYVDKNVTSTLGFSYNPDKAKQLLADAGYKDRNGDGLVESPSGAKISLKLIVPAGWTDWMEAARVISSSAKAAGIDIEADFPDYNALVDVRNQGKFDLVLNNDKQLANTPWLYYDYLFRLPVQKLQSTTNFGRYENKRAWELTQQLDQVKPEDVEGMKKITSELQKIQLEDMPVVPLWYNGLWSQTTDSTWKNWPTSAPDAPKYPPTVWRNWLEMGGTLMLTELQPASAG, from the coding sequence ATGCGAAACCGAACGCGGTTCTTTATACCGGTGCTGGCAGCCGGCCTGTTAACCGCGGCGTGCTCGGGCGGCGGAGGGTCGTCCACGCCGACCGGCCCGGCGGCCGGAGGCGCGGCGGGAGGCGGCGCGGCCGCGGGCGGCAGCGGCGGGGCGTTCCCCCGCGACGAGACCCTCTACACCAGCGGCACCCAATGGGGGCCGCCCGCCAACTGGAACCCGCTGCGCGAGTGGGACTTCGCCACCGGCACCAAGGGCCTGGTCTACGAGACGCTGTTCATGTACGACCCGAACGCCGACAAGTTCACGCCGTGGCTGGCCGAGAGCGGCCAGTGGACCGGCGACCTGGAGTACACGCTCAAGCTGCGCAAGGGCATCACGTGGTCGGACGGCAAGCCGTTCACCGCCGACGACGTGATCTTCACGTTCGAGCTCGGCAAGATGGAGACCGTCCCCTATCACCCGCTCTGGGACTGGATGAAGAGCGCCGAGAAGGTGGACGACTACACGATCAAGTTCACCTTCGTCACGGCCAACCACCAGGAGTGGGCCAACCACCTCTACAGCCGGGCCATCGTCCCCAAGCACCTGTGGGAGGGGCGGTCCGAGGACGAGGTGATGAACGGGGTCAACGAGAAGCCCGTCGGCACCGGCCCGTACGCGTACTATTCGCACGACCAGGACCGCATGGTCTGGGTCAAGCGTGACGGCTGGTGGGCCACGAAGGCGCTGAACAAGGACGTCAAGCCCAAGTACATCGTCGACATCGTCAACTCCAGCAACGAGGTCGCGATGGGCCTGCTGCTGCAGAAGGGCCTCGACCTCAGCAACAACTTCCTGCCGGGCATCGCCAACCTGGTCAAGGGCAACTTCGGCATCAGGACCTTCTACGACCAGCCGCCGTACATGCTGCCGGCGAACACCACCTGGATGTGGTTCAACACGGCGAAGAAGCCGATGGACGACAAGGAGTTCCGCAAGGCGGTCGCCTACGCCATCGACACCAAGAAGATCGTCGAGGGTGTCTACGGCAACCTGGTCAAGGCGTCCGACCCGTCCGGCCTGCTGCCGCAGTGGGACAAGTACGTCGACAAGAACGTCACCTCGACGCTCGGCTTCTCCTACAACCCGGACAAGGCCAAGCAGCTGCTCGCCGACGCCGGTTACAAGGACCGCAACGGCGACGGGCTGGTGGAGTCGCCGAGCGGCGCCAAGATCTCGCTGAAGCTGATCGTGCCCGCCGGGTGGACCGACTGGATGGAGGCGGCCCGGGTCATCAGCTCCAGCGCCAAGGCCGCGGGCATCGACATCGAGGCCGACTTCCCCGACTACAACGCGCTCGTCGATGTGCGCAACCAGGGCAAGTTCGACCTCGTCCTGAACAACGACAAGCAGCTCGCGAACACCCCCTGGCTGTACTACGACTACCTGTTCCGGCTGCCGGTGCAGAAGCTGCAGAGCACGACGAACTTCGGCCGCTACGAGAACAAGCGGGCGTGGGAGCTCACGCAGCAGCTCGACCAGGTCAAGCCCGAGGACGTCGAGGGCATGAAGAAGATCACCTCGGAGCTGCAGAAGATCCAGCTTGAGGACATGCCGGTCGTCCCGCTCTGGTACAACGGCCTGTGGTCCCAGACCACCGACTCGACCTGGAAGAACTGGCCCACCAGCGCGCCGGACGCGCCGAAGTATCCGCCGACGGTGTGGCGCAACTGGCTGGAGATGGGCGGCACGCTCATGCTCACCGAACTCCAGCCGGCCTCCGCAGGCTGA
- a CDS encoding IS110 family transposase, translated as MDGEERLHGSDGRGRSGMAVAVGIDVSKEFHWAEIKVAETGKVLLSRRFDNAPGAIGELIEHITVAQAEHGPATVGIDVLGGIAGLLEAMLLHAGLAVVHVPGMAVNRARRATVGGERKSDPKDARVIADQVRMRDDLRPVQPGRELDAELRLLVGRRAELVTDATRRAARLRDLLTSIHPGLERVVDVTGKLGLHLLTRFVTPAEIRDAGLEDVLAHLRQVRHVKASMVRALAEAAIDAAAAQHIAVPGQTVAADIIRDLAAEALAGRERLAQLDARIQEVLARHPDAALILSLPGMGATLTAEFLAETGGIARFASPDQLASAAGLAPVLKQSGKVRYLQRATAGNKALKRVFYQSAFIAISCDPASRAFYDRKRAAGKRHHQALIALARRRVNVLHAILRHRRPYDPSHVRAAVA; from the coding sequence ATGGACGGCGAGGAGAGGCTGCATGGCAGTGACGGGAGAGGAAGGAGTGGCATGGCCGTCGCTGTAGGTATCGACGTTTCCAAGGAGTTCCACTGGGCCGAGATCAAGGTCGCTGAGACCGGGAAGGTGCTGCTCAGCCGCCGCTTCGACAACGCCCCCGGTGCCATTGGCGAGCTGATCGAGCACATCACCGTCGCGCAGGCCGAGCACGGCCCGGCCACTGTCGGGATCGACGTGCTGGGTGGTATCGCCGGCCTGCTGGAGGCGATGCTGCTGCACGCGGGCCTTGCCGTGGTCCATGTGCCGGGGATGGCGGTCAACCGGGCACGGCGCGCCACCGTGGGCGGGGAGCGCAAGAGCGACCCCAAGGACGCCCGCGTGATCGCCGATCAGGTGCGCATGCGCGATGACCTGCGACCAGTGCAGCCGGGCCGGGAACTGGACGCCGAACTGCGGCTGCTGGTCGGCCGGCGTGCGGAGCTGGTCACCGACGCCACCCGGCGGGCCGCCCGCCTGCGGGATCTGCTCACCTCGATCCACCCCGGCCTGGAGCGAGTGGTCGATGTCACCGGCAAGCTCGGTCTCCACCTGCTGACCCGCTTTGTCACTCCGGCCGAGATCCGCGACGCCGGGCTGGAGGACGTACTGGCCCATCTGCGCCAGGTGCGGCATGTGAAGGCGTCGATGGTCCGAGCGCTGGCCGAGGCGGCGATCGACGCCGCGGCAGCCCAGCACATCGCCGTCCCCGGGCAGACGGTGGCTGCGGACATCATCCGCGACCTGGCGGCCGAAGCGCTGGCCGGACGTGAACGGCTGGCCCAGCTCGATGCGCGCATCCAGGAGGTGCTGGCGCGCCACCCTGATGCGGCCCTCATCCTCAGCCTGCCGGGGATGGGGGCGACCCTGACTGCGGAGTTCCTCGCCGAAACCGGCGGCATTGCCCGATTCGCCAGCCCCGACCAGCTCGCCTCGGCCGCGGGCCTGGCCCCGGTGCTCAAGCAGTCGGGCAAGGTCCGCTACTTGCAGCGCGCCACGGCAGGCAACAAGGCCCTCAAGCGGGTCTTCTACCAGTCGGCCTTCATCGCTATCAGCTGCGACCCGGCCAGCCGGGCCTTCTACGACCGCAAACGCGCCGCAGGCAAACGGCATCACCAGGCCCTCATCGCCCTGGCCCGCCGCCGTGTCAACGTCCTGCACGCGATTCTGCGGCACAGGAGGCCGTACGACCCTAGCCATGTCCGGGCTGCGGTGGCTTGA